The segment GACAGTCAGGTCCTGCTGGCACGCGGATGCCGGCCACCGGGAGCGGGCCCGGATGCGCAGGCAATCGCCGTCCGTTGACTAAGCATAGACGGGCAATTGGCGATCGTAGAGGTTCCGTTGAGGTTCCGATGAGGGCCGGCCGCGAAGCCGGCGCTGGCCGGTGCGGCCAGGTCAGGCGGGCGTCGCGCCGCTCGCGCCGAATCGCCATGACAGCCGCCGCGCGGCCTGCCGCACCACGTGGGCGGTATCGCTGTCGAGCCGGCTGTCGAAGCTGCCGCTACTGCCCATCACCGCGACCACCAGGGCGAGCGCGCCGGTGTGGTCGAACACCGGTGCGGCCAGCGTGTCGATGCCGGGTACGGGCCGGCTCACGGCGTGGTCGATGCCGCCGGCGCGGATGCCGCGCAGCCGTTCGAGGTATCCGGATGGCAACGCGCCGTCGAAGGCGGTGCCCGCCATGCGGATAGCATCCTGCGCGAGCGCGTCGGCCAGCAGGTCGTCGGGGAGATGCGCCGCCACCACGCGGCCAATCGCCGTATTGACCATCGACAGCACGGTACCCACGCGCAGGCTCACGTGCTGCGGACGGGCCGATTCCTCGAGCCGGATCACGGTGGGACCGAGCGGCCCCTGGACGGCCATCGCCACCGACAACCCCGTGGCATGGGCCAGGGCGATGACCTCCGGCTCCGCCTCGCGCGTCGGGGAGAGCCGCTGCAGCGCGATCAGGCCGAGTTCCAGACCAAGCGTGCCAGCCTGGAAGTCGCCATCGGCGTTGCGGGAAATCAGTCCGATCTTCTGCAGGCTGACCAGATGCGGAAATGCCTTGGCAGGCACCATGCCCGCCGCGCGTGCGAGTTCCCCAAGCGAGAGTGGCTGCCCCGCATCGACCAGCGCGCCGAGCAACTGGCCTGTGTTGTCGAGCGACTGGATGCCGCGTTGGGGTTTGGCGGCGTCCGCCAGCATGTCGTCGCTCATGCGTCACCTTCCCTCATCGCGCGCGCGATATCGCCGATCGCGGCACGTAGCGCGCTGGCCACTGGACCATCCCATGCGACGTCGATCGCCCCGGTGGAGCCGATGGCGGTCAGCACCAGTCGCAGCGTGCTGTCGTCGTCGAGCAATGGCATCGCCAGACTGCTCACAGCCGGGCTCGGCGAATCGATGCTGCGCTCCGTGCCGCGTGCCCGGACGGCGGCAAGTGTTTCGAGAAAGGCGGGCAGG is part of the Cupriavidus metallidurans CH34 genome and harbors:
- a CDS encoding IclR family transcriptional regulator; amino-acid sequence: MSDDMLADAAKPQRGIQSLDNTGQLLGALVDAGQPLSLGELARAAGMVPAKAFPHLVSLQKIGLISRNADGDFQAGTLGLELGLIALQRLSPTREAEPEVIALAHATGLSVAMAVQGPLGPTVIRLEESARPQHVSLRVGTVLSMVNTAIGRVVAAHLPDDLLADALAQDAIRMAGTAFDGALPSGYLERLRGIRAGGIDHAVSRPVPGIDTLAAPVFDHTGALALVVAVMGSSGSFDSRLDSDTAHVVRQAARRLSWRFGASGATPA